From the Oryza glaberrima chromosome 5, OglaRS2, whole genome shotgun sequence genome, one window contains:
- the LOC127774385 gene encoding uncharacterized protein LOC127774385: MSSTLMASCCFIISYKRPRPIIATFVPFLLLLFFFAVVVAASSSSNGTAAALHPGEELLRLERVRAQLARVRRASVKTIQSPDGDVIDCVPSHLQPAFEHPRLRGQKPEEAPSARPTETTRRRRRKRRSHAHGGGGGEHREEEDDDEHGLRQAWWAAGEACPEGTIPVRRTTEADLLRASSAAAAGGRFGMKPRGVGVVGGAARRDSTSSGHEHAVGYMSGGQFYGAKASLNVWPAKVASPAEFSLSQIWLISGSFGNDLNTIEAGWQVSPQLYGDNNPRFFTYWTNDAYQETGCYNLHCSGFVQTNSRIAMGAAISPISSFAGRQFDITLLIWKDPKQGHWWLQLGSGALVGYWPSFLFSHLGARADMAQFGGEVVNTRPSGSHTPTQMGSGRFPGEGYGRAAYFRNVQVVDWDNNLIPAAALRLLADHPACYDIAGGQGAAWGRYFYYGGPGRNARCP; the protein is encoded by the exons ATGAGCTCCACTCTGATGGCTTCTTGCTGCTTCATCATCTCTTACAAGAGGCCTCGCCCAATCATTGCCACCTttgtccccttcctcctcctcctcttcttcttcgccgtcgtcgtcgccgcctcgtcgtccagcaatggcacggcggcggcgctccaccCCGGCGAGGAGCTGCTCCGGCTTGAGAGAGTCAGGGCACAGCTCGCCAGGGTCAGGAGAGCTTCCGTCAAGACGATCCAG AGTCCCGACGGCGACGTGATCGACTGCGTGCCGTCTCACCTGCAGCCGGCGTTCGAGCACCCGAGGCTGAGAGGCCAAAAGCCAGAg GAGGCGCCCTCGGCAAGGCCGacggagacgacgaggaggaggaggaggaagaggaggagtcacgcccacggcggcggcggcggcgagcaccgggaggaggaggacgacgacgagcacggGTTGCGGCAGGCGTGGtgggccgccggcgaggcgtgcCCGGAGGGGACGATACCGGTGAGGCGGACGACGGAGGCCGACCTGCTGCGagccagctccgccgccgccgccggcggccggttcGGGATGAAGcctcgcggcgtcggcgtcgtcggcggcgcggcgcggcgcgactcCACCAGCAGCGGCCACGAG CACGCGGTGGGGTACATGAGCGGGGGGCAATTCTACGGGGCGAAGGCGAGCCTGAACGTGTGGCCGGCGAaggtggcgtcgccggcggagtTCAGCCTCTCCCAGATCTGGCTCATCTCCGGCTCCTTCGGCAATGACCTCAACACCATCGAGGCCGGATGGCAG GTGAGCCCTCAGCTGTACGGTGACAACAACCCAAGGTTCTTCACGTATTGGACA AATGATGCGTACCAGGAGACGGGTTGCTACAACCTGCACTGCTCAGGGTTCGTCCAGACCAACAGCCGGATCGCCATGGGCGCCGCCAtctcccccatctcctcctTCGCCGGCCGCCAGTTCGACATCACCCTCCTCATTTGGAAG GACCCGAAGCAGGGTCACTGGTGGCTGCAGCTGGGGTCGGGTGCGCTGGTGGGCTACTGGCCGTCGTTCCTCTTCAGCCACCTGGGCGCGCGCGCCGACATGGCGCAgttcggcggcgaggtggtgaaCACGCGGCCGTCGGGGTCGCACACGCCGACGCAGATGGGCAGCGGCCGCTTCCCCGGCGAAGGGTACGGCCGCGCCGCCTACTTCCGCAACGTCCAGGTCGTCGACTGGGACAACAAcctcatccccgccgccgccctccgcctcctcgccgaccacCCCGCCTGCTACGACATCGCCGGCGGCCAGGGCGCCGCCTGGGGCAGGTACTTCTACTACGGCGGCCCTGGCCGGAACGCCCGCTGCCCATGA
- the LOC127773729 gene encoding leucine-rich repeat receptor-like serine/threonine-protein kinase RGI4: MSSRSRWRAAPMASRSPAAMVMTCVVVVLRVSCVLAVDEQGAALLAWKATLRGGGGALADWKAGDASPCRWTGVTCNADGGVTELSLEFVDLFGGVPGNLAAAVGRTLTRLVLTGANLTGPIPPELGELPALAHLDLSNNALTGTIPAALCRPGSKLETLYLNSNRLEGAIPDTIGNLTSLRELIVYDNQLAGKIPASIGKMSSLEVLRGGGNKNLQGALPAEIGDCSSLTMIGLAETSITGPLPASLGRLKNLTTLAIYTALLSGPIPPELGRCGCLENIYLYENALSGSIPAQLGGLGKLRNLLLWQNQLVGVIPPELGSCAALAVVDLSLNGLTGHIPPSFGNLSSLQELQLSVNKLSGAVPPELARCSNLTDLELDNNQLTGGIPAELGRLPALRMLYLWANQLTGSIPPELGRCGSLEALDLSSNALTGAIPRSLFRLPRLSKLLLINNNLSGELPPEIGSCAALVRFRASGNHIAGAIPPEIGMLGNLSFLDLASNRLAGALPPEMSGCRNLTFVDLHDNAISGELPPRLFRDWLSLQYLDLSDNVIAGGIPPEIGMLTSLTKLVLGGNRLSGSMPPEIGSCTRLQLLDVGGNSLSGHVPGSIGKIPGLEIALNLSCNGFSGAIPAEFAGLVRLGVLDVSRNQLSGDLQPLSALQNLVALNVSFNGFTGRLPETAFFARLPTSDVEGNPALCLSRCSGDASEREVEARRAARVAMAVLLSALVVLLAAAALVLFGWHRRGGGARGGEDKDGEMSPPWDVTLYQKLEIGVSDVARSLTPANVIGHGWSGEVYRASMPSSGVTIAVKKFRSCDEASIEAFAGEVSVLPRVRHRNIVRLLGWAANRRTRLLFYDYLPNGTLGGLLHGGATGGGATTTAAVVEWEVRLAIAVGVAEGLTYLHHDCVPGIIHRDVKADNILLGDRYEACLADFGLARVADDGASSSPPPFAGSYGYIAPEYGCMTKITTKSDVYSFGVVLLEMITGRRPLDPAFGEGQSVVQWVRDHLCRKRDPAEIIDVRLQGRPDTQVQEMLQALGIALLCASPRPEDRPTMKDVAALLRGIRHDDGVEARKAGNGVGTDAETRKRADPRQPISPTKLMALARPAQAQAQAQLQARANSGSLGLLNDQE, translated from the exons ATGAGTAGCAGAAGCAGATGGAGGGCGGCGCCAATGGCgtcgaggtcgccggcggcgatggtcaTGACGTGTGTGGTCGTGGTGCTGCGCGTGAGCTGCGTGCTCGCCGTGGACGAGCAGGGCGCCGCGCTGCTCGCGTGGAAGGCGacgctgcgcggcggcggcggcgcgctggcggACTGGAAAGCCGGGGACGCGTCGCCGTGCCGGTGGACCGGCGTGACGTGCAATGCCGACGGCGGCGTGACGGAGCTGAGCCTGGAGTTCGTCGACCTGTTCGGCGGCGTGCCGggcaacctcgccgccgccgtggggcgCACGCTGACACGGCTGGTGCTCACCGGCGCGAACCTGACGGGCCCgatcccgccggagctcggcgagCTGCCGGCGCTGGCGCACCTCGACCTCAGCAACAATGCCCTCACGGGGACGATACCGGCGGCGCTCTGCCGGCCGGGGAGCAAGCTGGAGACCCTCTACCTCAACTCCAACCGCCTCGAGGGCGCCATCCCTGACACCATCGGCAACCTCACCTCGCTCCGGGAGCTCATCGTCTACGACAACCAGCTCGCCGGCAAGATCCCGGCGTCCATCGGCAAGATGTCCAGCCTCGAGgtgctccgcggcggcggcaacaagaACCTCCAAGGCGCGCTCCCGGCGGAGATCGGCGATTGCTCCAGCCTCACCATGATCGGCCTCGCCGAGACCAGCATCACCGGCCCGCTCCCGGCGAGCCTCGGCCGGCTCAAGAACCTCACCACGCTGGCCATCTACACGGCGCTCCTCTCCGGCCCgatcccgccggagctcggccGGTGCGGGTGCCTCGAGAACATCTACCTCTACGAGAACGCGCTGTCCGGCTCCATTCCGGCGCAGCTCGGCGGGCTCGGGAAGCTCAGGAACCTGCTGCTATGGCAGAACCAGCTGGTCGGCGTcatcccgccggagctcggctcgtgcgccgcgctcgccgtcgtcgacctgTCGCTCAACGGCCTCACCGGCCACATCCCGCCGTCGTTCGGCAACCTCTCGTCGCTGCAGGAGCTCCAGCTCAGCGTCAACAAGCTCTCCGGCGCCgtcccgccggagctcgcccgGTGCAGCAACCTCACCGACCTCGAGCTCGACAACAACCAGCTCACCGGCGGCATCCCGGCGGagctcggccgcctcccggCGCTGCGCATGCTCTACCTCTGGGCCAACCAGCTCACCGGCAGCATCCCACCGGAGCTCGGCCGGTGCGGGAGCCTCGAGGCGCTCGACCTCTCCAGCAACGCGCTCACCGGCGCCATCCCGCGCTCCCTCTTCCGGCTGCCGCGGCTGTCCAAGCTGCTGCTCATCAACAACaacctctccggcgagctcccgccGGAGATCGGCAGCTGCGCGGCGCTCGTAAGGTTCCGGGCGAGCGGCAACCACATCGCCGGCGCGATACCGCCGGAGATCGGCATGCTCGGGAACCTCAGCTTCCTTGACCTCGCGTCAAAccggctcgccggcgcgctCCCGCCGGAGATGTCGGGGTGCCGGAACCTCACGTTCGTCGACCTCCACGACAACGCCATCTCCGGCGAGCTGCCGCCGAGGCTGTTCCGGGACTGGCTCTCGCTCCAGTACCTCGACCTCTCCGACAACGTCATCGCCGGCGGAATCCCGCCGGAGATTGGCATGCTGACGTCTCTGACTAAGCTGGTTCTCGGCGGCAACCGGCTGTCCGGGTCGATGCCGCCGGAGATTGGCTCGTGCACGCGCCTCCAGCTCCTCGACGTCGGCGGCAACTCGCTCTCCGGCCATGTGCCGGGGAGCATCGGCAAGATTCCGGGGCTGGAGATTGCGCTTAACCTCAGCTGCAACGGCTTCTCCGGCGCGATTCCGGCGGAGTTCGCCGGGCTCGTGAGGCTCGGGGTGCTCGACGTGTCGCGGAACCAGCTATCCGGCGACCTCCAGCCGCTGTCCGCGCTCCAGAACCTCGTGGCGCTCAACGTCTCGTTCAACGGCTTCACCGGCCGGCTGCCGGAGACGGCGTTCTTCGCGAGGCTGCCGACGAGCGACGTCGAGGGCAACCCGGCGCTGTGCCTCTCGCGGTGCTCCGGCGACGCCAGCGAGCGCGAGGTGgaggcgcgccgcgccgcccgcgtcgcGATGGCGGTGCTGCTCTCggccctcgtcgtcctcctcgcggcCGCGGCGCTCGTCCTCTTCGGGtggcaccgccgcggcggcggcgcccgcggcggcgaggacaaGGACGGCGAGATGTCGCCGCCGTGGGACGTGACGCTGTACCAGAAGCTGGAGATCGGCGTGTCCGACGTGGCACGCAGCCTCACGCCGGCGAACGTGATCGGCCACGGGTGGTCCGGCGAGGTGTACCGCGCGAGCATGCCGTCGTCGGGCGTCACCATCGCCGTCAAGAAGTTCAGGTCGTGCGACGAGGCGTCCATCGAGGcgttcgccggcgaggtcaGCGTGCTCCCGCGCGTCCGCCACCGCAACATCGTCCGGCTGCTGGGCTGGGCGGCGAACCGCCGGACGCGCCTCCTCTTCTACGACTACCTCCCGAACGGCACCCTCGGCGGCCTGCtccacggcggcgcgacgggcggcggcgccaccaccaccgccgccgtggtggagtGGGAGGTtcgcctcgccatcgccgtcggcgTGGCCGAGGGCCTCACCTACCTCCACCATGACTGCGTTCCAGGGATCATCCACCGCGACGTCAAGGCCGACAACATCCTCCTCGGCGACCGCTACGAGGCGTGCCtcgccgacttcggcctcgcccgtgtcgccgacgacggcgccagcTCATCGCCTCCGCCGTTCGCCGGATCCTACGGCTACATCGCTCCCG AGTATGGATGCATGACCAAGATCACAACCaagagcgacgtgtacagcttcggtgTGGTGCTACTCGAGATGATCACCGGGCGCCGCCCACTGGACCCGGCATTCGGGGAGGGACAAAGCGTGGTGCAATGGGTGCGCGACCACCTTTGCCGGAAGCGAGACCCGGCGGAGATCATCGATGTGAGGTTGCAGGGCCGGCCCGATACCCAGGTCCAAGAGATGCTACAAGCTCTCGGCATTGCATTGCTATGCGCAAGCCCACGACCTGAGGATCGACCGACCATGAAGGATGTGGCGGCGTTGCTACGTGGCATTCGACACGATGATGGCGTCGAGGCAAGAAAAGCCGGCAATGGAGTTGGTACTGATGCAGAGACAAGGAAGCGGGCTGACCCGAGACAGCCCATTTCACCGACCAAACTCATGGCCCTTGCTAGACCGGCCcaggcccaagcccaagcccaactCCAAGCCCGTGCTAATTCCGGTTCCTTGGGCCTGCTCAACGATCAGGAGTGA
- the LOC127774864 gene encoding protein transport protein SEC31-like — MNASQFMDKQILGLAASGAGAAAAAAAASSSPPAAGGGGGGGLFDLMSPDPQEDGGGHARRGQQQHGGADEVVPSYDFQPIRAAPAAAAPASAASPWGSLDSKAASSNFKSAGMLESHVLKKVSHEEERGNFSAVSIADIDRTMKKYADNLLHALESVSSRLSQLEGRTHHLENSVGELKLTIGNYNGSTDGKLRQFENTLREVQAGVQILRDKQEIVETQVQLSKLQLSKAEDAQSEKAGVGQADSRQQPTLPQPQHQAPPPSHPPALPALPAPNAPPPPAPQSQPPSQFPGHLPHSQVQSVPPAPPTPLAPTIPQESYYPPSAVQPTDTTHQQYQAPPTPQSQAPPAPPQHYQTPPQYAQYSQPPPASANPSTAVPPSVHQQPEEVAAPYGPPPQSYPPNVRPPSPYVPPPSGPAPPFYGPNPGMYEPPAVRPNSGPPPSYNTGYKPQGGGGFPEPYGYSGSPSHRGNAGMKSPSPFHPTGSAGSGNYSRLPTAQMLPQAASASSTPSASSGNRVPIDDVVDKVATMGFSREQVRAAVRQLTESGQNVDLNMVLDKVMNGADAQPQRGWHGR, encoded by the exons atgaACGCGTCGCAGTTCATGGACAAGCAGATCCTCGGCCTCGCGGCCTCGGGCGCcggtgcggccgccgccgccgccgccgcgtcgtcgtcccctcccgcggcgggaggaggtgggggcggCGGGCTGTTCGATCTGATGAGCCCCGACCcgcaggaggacggcggcggccacgcgcgCCGCGGGCAGCAGCaacacggcggcgccgacgaggtggtGCCCAGCTACGACTTCCAGCCCATccgcgccgctcccgccgccgcggcgccggcctccgcgGCGAGCCCTTGGGGGTCGCTCGACTCCAAGGCGGCGTCCTCCAACTTCAAG AGTGCTGGCATGTTGGAGTCTCATGTGCTCAAGAAGGTCAGTCACGAAGAAGAAAGGGGCAACTTCAGTGCAGTCTCCATAGCAGATATTGATCGCACAATGAAGAAATATGCTGATAACCTGCTACATGCACTGGAAAGTGTAAGCTCAAGGCTATCACAGCTAGAGGGCAGAACACACCATCTTGAGAACTCTGTTGGTGAGTTGAAGCTAACAATTGGTAACTACAATGGCAGCACTGATGGAAAACTGAGACAATTTGAGAACACACTGCGTGAG GTTCAAGCTGGTGTGCAGATTTTGCGTGACAAGCAAGAAATTGTTGAGACACAGGTCCAACTTTCAAAGCTCCAATTGTCAAAAGCAGAGGATGCTCAATCAGAAAAGGCTGGTGTTGGTCAGGCAGATTCAAGGCAGCAGCCAACTCTACCCCAACCTCAGCATCAAGCCCCTCCGCCTTCCCATCCACCGGCATTGCCTGCCCTTCCTGCTCCAAATGCACCACCTCCACCTGCACCCCAAAGCCAACCTCCATCACAATTCCCAGGCCATTTACCACATTCCCAGGTGCAATCAGTCCCACCTGCTCCACCGACTCCATTAGCACCAACCATACCACAGGAGTCCTACTATCCCCCGTCAGCAGTACAGCCAACTGACACCACACACCAGCAGTATCAAGCTCCACCCACCCCACAGTCGCAGGCACCTCCAGCACCACCACAGCATTATCAAACACCACCTCAGTATGCTCAGTATTCTCAGCCTCCTCCTGCAAGTGCTAACCCCTCAACTGCAGTCCCACCGTCAGTGCATCAGCAGCCTGAAGAAGTAGCAGCGCCGTATGGCCCTCCTCCTCAGAGCTATCCCCCAAATGTGCGCCCGCCATCTCCTTATGTGCCACCACCTAGCGGGCCTGCACCTCCTTTCTATGGTCCAAACCCTGGCATGTATGAGCCTCCAGCAGTCCGGCCAAACTCCGGGCCACCTCCATCCTACAATACTGGATACAAACCACAGGGTGGAGGCGGTTTCCCCGAGCCATATGGTTACAGTGGATCTCCATCTCACCGTGGCAATGCTGGAATGAAGTCGCCCTCGCCGTTTCATCCAACAGGCTCTGCGGGAAGCGGCAACTACAGCAGGCTCCCTACAGCTCAAATGCTGCCCCAAGCCGCGTCAGCGAGCTCCACCCCAAGCGCCTCCTCGGGCAACAGGGTGCCGATTGATGACGTGGTAGACAAGGTTGCCACGATGGGGTTCTCGAGGGAGCAGGTGAGAGCGGCCGTTCGCCAGCTGACCGAGAGCGGTCAGAACGTCGACCTGAACATGGTGCTTGATAAGGTGATGAACGGCGCCGACGCCCAGCCCCAGAGAGGCTGGCACGGGCGTTAA
- the LOC127774429 gene encoding tryptophan aminotransferase-related protein 1 — MAAMGGGGGKDGGGGMAAQAGRLGVVASVAFNLAALAFYLRRRYFGGDDAAAARKKAEAEVAPSSGKPPVTKDSIINLDHGDPMMYEAFWRGGAGERATIVIPGWQTMSYFSDVGSLCWFLEPGLEREVRRLHRLVGNAVADGYHVLVGTGSTQLFQAALYALSPPGPSAPMNVVSPAPYYSSYPAVTDFLKSGLYRWAGDAKMFDGDTYVELVCSPSNPDGGIREAVLKSGDGVAVHDLAYYWPQYTPITSAAAHDIMLFTVSKCTGHAGTRLGWALVKDRAVAQKMSKFIELNTIGVSKDSQLRAAKILKAITDGYDRAAGAAAAGDDDDDSSGRLFHFARRKMVSRWAKLRAAVAASGIFTLPDELPGHCTFANETVSAYPPFAWLRCGKEGVDDLEGYLRERKIISRGGGKFGADGRVVRISMLDTDEAFAIFVDRLAAMN, encoded by the exons AtggcggcgatgggcggcggcggcggcaaggatggcggcggcgggatggcggcGCAGGCTGGGAGGCTCGGGGTGGTCGCCTCCGTGGCGTTCAACCTCGCCGCGCTCGCGTTCTACCTCCGCCGGAGATActtcggcggcgacgacgccgccgcggcgaggaagaaggcggaggcggaggtcgcgCCGTCCTCCGGGAAGCCGCCGGTGACCAAGGACTCGATCATCAACCTCGACCA CGGCGACCCGATGATGTACGAGGCGttctggcgcggcggcgccggggagagGGCGACGATCGTGATCCCGGGGTGGCAGACGATGAGCTACTTCTCCGACGTGGGCAGCCTGTGCTGGTTCCTGGAGCCCGGGTTGGAGCGGGAggtgcgccgcctccaccgcctcgtcggcaacgccgtcgccgacggctACCACGTGCTCGTCGGCACCGGATCCACCCAGCTCTTCCAGGCCGCGCTCTACGCCCTCTCGCCGCCGGGCCCCTCCGCCCCCATGAACGTCGTCTCCCCCGCACCATACTACTCC TCGTACCCGGCGGTGACGGATTTCCTCAAGTCGGGGCTGTACAGGTGGGCCGGCGACGCCAAGATGTTCGACGGCGACACCTACGTCGAGCTCGTCTGCTCGCCGAGCAACCCGGACGGCGGCATCCGCGAGGCCGTGCTCAAGTCCGGCGACGGCGTAGCCGTCCACGACCTCGCCTACTACTGGCCGCAGTACACCCCCatcaccagcgccgccgcccatgaCATCATGCTCTTCACCGTCTCCAAGTGCACCGGCCACGCCGGCACCCGCCTCGG GTGGGCGCTGGTGAAGGACAGGGCGGTGGCGCAGAAGATGAGCAAGTTCATCGAGCTCAACACCATCGGCGTCTCCAAGGACTCGCAGCTCCGCGCCGCCAAGATCCTCAAGGCCATCACCGACGGCTacgaccgcgccgccggcgccgccgccgccggcgacgacgacgacgactcgagCGGCCGCCTGTTCCACTTCGCCCGCCGCAAGATGGTGTCTCGATGGGCCaagctccgcgccgccgtcgccgcctccggcaTCTTCACCCTCCCCGACGAGCTCCCCGGCCACTGCACCTTCGCCAACGAGACCGTCTCCGCCTACCCCC CGTTCGCGTGGCTGCGCTGCGGGAAGGAAGGGGTGGACGACCTGGAGGGATACCTGCGCGAGCGCAAGATCatcagccgcggcggcggcaagttCGGCGCCGACGGGAGGGTGGTCAGGATCAGCATGCTCGACACCGACGAGGCGTTCGCCATCTTCGtcgaccgcctcgccgccatgaactga